A region of Rhodoferax potami DNA encodes the following proteins:
- the glnK gene encoding P-II family nitrogen regulator, with product MKLVTAIIKPFKLDEVREALSGMGVQGITVTEVKGFGRQKGHTELYRGAEYVVDFLPKVKIEAAIDDALVERVIEAVEGAARTGKIGDGKIFVYDLEQVVRIRTGETGKEAL from the coding sequence ATGAAACTCGTGACGGCCATCATTAAACCGTTCAAGCTCGATGAGGTGCGCGAAGCCTTGTCCGGCATGGGAGTGCAAGGCATTACCGTGACTGAAGTCAAAGGCTTCGGCCGCCAAAAAGGCCACACAGAGCTGTACCGCGGTGCAGAGTACGTGGTCGACTTCCTTCCCAAGGTCAAGATTGAAGCGGCGATTGACGACGCTTTGGTAGAGCGCGTCATCGAAGCGGTCGAGGGCGCCGCCCGCACCGGCAAGATCGGCGACGGCAAGATTTTTGTCTACGACCTGGAACAAGTGGTCCGCATCCGCACCGGTGAAACCGGCAAAGAAGCGCTGTAA